The region CATCCCCGTCACCGAAGACCGGCTGGTCACCAGCGCGGCGGACGCCGTGGCGGCGGCCGGGGAAATCGGTTTCCCGGTGGTGCTCAAGGGCTGCGGCCGGACGCTGTTGCATAAAACCGAACTGGATCTGGTGCGACTCAATCTGAAAGACGCCGCAGCCGTCGCGGCGGCGGCCGCCGATTTGCTCGCGCGCCTGCCCGCCGACGCCGAGGGCCTGCTGGTCGGGCCGATGCTCGACACCCGCCGCGAATTCATCGCCGGCGTGACGCAGGATCCGCAGTTCGGGGCGGTGGTCGCGTTCGGCCTGGGCGGGATTTTCACCGAGACGCTCAAGGACGTCGCCTTCCGCGTGGCGCCGTTCGGCCACAACGAGGGCCTGTCGCTGATCCACGACGTCAGCGCCCGCAAACTGATGAAAGCGGTGCGGGGGCTCCCCGCGATCGACAAACACCAGATGGCCGACCTGCTTTCCGGGTTGTCGCGCCTCGCGGCCGAACAGCCGGCGATCGCCGAAATCGACTGCAACCCCATCCTGGCCGCCGGTTCGCGCCCGGTCGTGGTCGACGCGCTGGTCAAGCTCAATCACAACGGCGGCAAGGCCTAGGCCGCTGTTGCCCGAGCGATTAACGACGAAGGGCGGTCCGCGGACCGCCCTTCGATTTTAATCCGTGTTCGTTCGGATCAACTGCCGCAGCCCCAGAGGAAATTGTCGTCGGCGCTGCTGTCGCTGTCGTCGTCGGACGAGCCGCCGTCGGACAGTTGGACCGAGCAGTGCTCGGTGACGCAGGCTTCCATGTCGTCGCAGTTATCCACCTGGTCGTAGCAGGACTGCAGGCATTCCCAGTTGTTGCCGCCGCTGCTGTTCTCGCACATGGTCAGGGCGCTGGCCGGCGAGATGTTCTGGCCGTTTTCGTACACCAGAGAAAAGTCGCATTTGTTGTAGATCGTCTGCAACAGTTTGCCGCAGTCGCTGTCGTCGAAGTCGTAGTCGTCGCCGGTGTCGTCGTCGCCGCCGGTGTCGTCATCGTCGTCGGAACCGGGGGTGATGACGATCTGCACCGTGTCGGTGGCGGTCGCGCCCTGGTTGTCCTTGACCGTCAGCACGATGTTGTAGGTGCCGGTGTCGTGGAAGGTGTAGGTGAGCTTTTTGCCGGTGCCGACCAGGTCGTTGCTCTGCTTGTACCGCCAGGTGTATTGCACGATCTTGCCGTCCGAATCCTTGCTGTCGGTGCCGTCGAAGGTCACCTTCAAGGGGGCGGAACCCTTGGTCGGGGTCGCCTTGGCGACGGCGGTCGGCGCCTGGTTGACGCCGGCGTATTCGACCAGCGCCGCGTACGCGTCCACTTCGCCGTAACCGAGCTGGCTGGTCCATTTGCCGACGCCCGACGAGGACCGCGCCGTATTGCACATCGCCTGCCGGATGCCGGACGCGTCGGCGCCGCCGTGCTCGACCAGCAAGGCCGCGACGCCGGCGATGTGCGGCGAGGCCATGCTCGTGCCGCCGAACGAATAGAAGCCGACGCCCCACGTCGGTTCGTAGGCTTCCTGCACGATGTCGACGCCCGGCGCCGAGATGTCCAGGGCGCTGCCGTAATTGGAAAAGTCGGCGCGCGACGGGTTGGCGCCGACCGAGTGCCGGTTGGTGGCGCCGACGGCGATGCAATTCTCGTAGGCCGCCGGGTAATCGACCGTGCCGGCGTATTCGTTGCCCGAAGCCGCCACCACGACCACGTCATGGCTCACCGCGTTGTTGATCGCGTTGTTGGTCGAGGAAACGTAGCCGCCGCCGCCCAGCGACATGTTGATGACGTCGGCGCCGTTGCTGACGGCGTAATTGATGGCCGAAAGGATGTCGCTTTCCAGCGCGCCCTGATCGTAATCGGGAAACACCTTGAGCGGCATGAGCTTGGCGTTGTAGGCGATGCCCGCGCAGCCTTTGCCGTTGTTGGTGTTTTCGGCGACCGTGTTGGAAACGTGCGTGCCGTGGCCGATGTAATCCTGCACGTTGCTGTCGTTGCCCCAGAAATCGTAACCGGTCAGCAGGTTTTTCACCGGATCGGTCATGCCGGTCTTGCGGTAACCGGTATCGATCACCGCCACCGTGGCGCCCTGGCCCGTGGCAATGTCCCAGGCGTCGTTGACGTAGATCTGGCGGAAGTTGCCCTGCTGCGAGGAATAGTAGGGATCGTTGGGCGTCATCAGGACGCGGTGAATGTAATTCGGCGCCACGTCCCGCACGCCCGACAGATCGCGCAGCTCCTCGAGTTGCGCGGCGAGATCCGTCGCCGGATCGATGTCGACCACGCCGATCGCGATCTCGTCGCCCTTGTAAAGGGCGAGGGCGTCGAAATCATCGGCCTCGACCAACGTGCCGTCGAGCATCGAAAGCTGGCGCAACGACCAACCGGCCGCCGCCAACTCGTGCCGGACATCGATCACGGAAAAGTCCGGAGCGAATTCAATGATGCAACTATCGGCCGCGGCCTCGTGCCCCTCATACCAGGTCGATGCGCTGTACATGGTGGCGAAAGACGCCAGAGGGAAAAGGAAAAGAAAACAGGCGGCCAAAACCAGACGCGGAATAAACGAACGACGGTGCATACGCCAATCTCCAAGCCGACCCAGGCTGGCGGACAATTTAGTGGAGTTTTCATCGCTCCACAAGAGCGGACTCAACCCCACCGCCAAGGGATTAAATCGGATCATCCGGGTCGGACCTCAACCGTTAATTTGTCACGGTTTTCGCGGTGGCATCATTGACGCCGCCGCCATGGCCGGTCTATAAAAGCGCGAATCGCGCCGCGGGAGAGCAAAATACGATGGAAACCAAATACGACCATTTGGAAATCGAGCGGAAATGGCAGACGCGCTGGAGCCGGGAACAGACCTACAATACGGATCTGGCCGGCGCGAAGCGCCCGTTTTACAACCTGATGATGTTCCCTTACCCGTCCGCGGAAGGGTTACATGTCGGGAATTGCTTTGCTTTTACCGGCGCGGACATCTTCGGCCGCTTCATGAAAGGGCGGGGCTATGACGTGTTCGAGCCGATGGGTTTCGATGCCTTTGGCATCCATTCCGAAAATTACGCGCTCAAGGTCGGCACGCACCCCTGGAACCTGATCCCGAAAAACGTCGAAAACTTCCGCGAAAACCAGCTCAAACGGCTGGGCGCGATGTTCGATTGGGCGCACCAGGTCAACACCACCGAGCCGGGCTATTACCATTGGACCCAGTGGATTTTCCTGCAACTTTTCAAGCATGGACTGGCCTACTACCAGGAAGGGCTGGTCAACTGGTGCCCGAGCTGCAAAACCGTGCTCTCCAACGAGCAGGTGGCCGGCGGGGTCTGCGAACGCTGCGATTCGACCGTCACCAAGAAGAACCTGCCCCAATGGTACTTTAAAATCACGGCTTACTGCCAACGGCTGTTGGACAACCTCGAGTGGATCGACTGGTCGGAAATCACCAAGCACGCGCAGCGGCGCTGGATCGGGCGGTCGACCGGCGCGGAAATCGCCTTCACGGTCGAGGACCACGAGGAAAAGCTGGTGGTTTTCACCACCCGCCCCGACACGCTGTACGGCGCGACCTACATGGTCGTGGCGCCGGAACATCCCCTGGTGAAACAATTGACGGTGCCGGCCTGCCGCGCGGCGGTCGAGCGCTACGTCGCCGAGTCGATGGCCAAGTCGGAGATCGAGCGCGAGGCCGAGGAACTGGAAAAGACCGGCGAGTTCATCGGCGCCTACGCGATCAACCCGCTCAACGGCGCCCGCATTCCCATCTGGATCAGTGACTACGTGCTGATGGGTTACGGCACGGGCGCGATCATGGCGGTGCCGGCGCACGACACCCGTGACTTCGCCTTCGCGAAAAAATTCGACCTGCCGATCATCGAGGTCATCAGTCCCGACGGCGGCACCCACGAATTGAACGAAGCCTACACGGGCGAGGGCGTGCTCATCCAATCCGGCCAGTTCAACGGCGTGCCGAGCCTGGAAGCCGTTCAAAAGGTGACCGACTACCTCGTCGCGCGCGGCCTCGGCAAGCACATGGTCAATTACCGCCTGCGCGACTGGGGCATCTCGCGGCAGCGTTATTGGGGGCCGCCGGTGCCGGTGGTGCATTGCCCCAAGTGCGGCATCGTCGCGGTGCCCGACGACCAATTGCCGGTCGAATTGCCCTACATCGAGAACTTCAAGCCGATGGGCACCGGCGAAAGCCCGCTGGCTTCGATCGATTCCTTCATCCAGACCCCTTGCCCGACCTGCGGCGGCCCGGCGAAGCGCGATTGCGACGTCATGGACAATTTCCTCGACAGCGCCTGGTATTTCTTCCGGTATCTGTCGGCGAACGACGACGCGCGGGCTTTCGATCCGGCCCTGGTGAAAAAGTGGCTGCCGGTCGACATGTACATCGGCGGCAACGAGCATGCGGTACTGCATCTGATGTACACGCGCTTTCTGACGATGGCCTTCAAAGACATGGGGCTGATCGACTTCGAGGAGCCGTTCAAGAAATTCCGCGCCCATGGGCTGCTCATCCGCGACGGCTCGAAGATGAGCAAATCGAAGGGCAACGTCGTCAACCCGGACCAGTACCTCGACGGCTACGGC is a window of Myxococcales bacterium DNA encoding:
- a CDS encoding carboxylate--amine ligase, which translates into the protein MSILELAIREKIPFLSEREAKLLLAEYGIPVTEDRLVTSAADAVAAAGEIGFPVVLKGCGRTLLHKTELDLVRLNLKDAAAVAAAAADLLARLPADAEGLLVGPMLDTRREFIAGVTQDPQFGAVVAFGLGGIFTETLKDVAFRVAPFGHNEGLSLIHDVSARKLMKAVRGLPAIDKHQMADLLSGLSRLAAEQPAIAEIDCNPILAAGSRPVVVDALVKLNHNGGKA
- a CDS encoding S8 family serine peptidase, which encodes MHRRSFIPRLVLAACFLFLFPLASFATMYSASTWYEGHEAAADSCIIEFAPDFSVIDVRHELAAAGWSLRQLSMLDGTLVEADDFDALALYKGDEIAIGVVDIDPATDLAAQLEELRDLSGVRDVAPNYIHRVLMTPNDPYYSSQQGNFRQIYVNDAWDIATGQGATVAVIDTGYRKTGMTDPVKNLLTGYDFWGNDSNVQDYIGHGTHVSNTVAENTNNGKGCAGIAYNAKLMPLKVFPDYDQGALESDILSAINYAVSNGADVINMSLGGGGYVSSTNNAINNAVSHDVVVVAASGNEYAGTVDYPAAYENCIAVGATNRHSVGANPSRADFSNYGSALDISAPGVDIVQEAYEPTWGVGFYSFGGTSMASPHIAGVAALLVEHGGADASGIRQAMCNTARSSSGVGKWTSQLGYGEVDAYAALVEYAGVNQAPTAVAKATPTKGSAPLKVTFDGTDSKDSDGKIVQYTWRYKQSNDLVGTGKKLTYTFHDTGTYNIVLTVKDNQGATATDTVQIVITPGSDDDDDTGGDDDTGDDYDFDDSDCGKLLQTIYNKCDFSLVYENGQNISPASALTMCENSSGGNNWECLQSCYDQVDNCDDMEACVTEHCSVQLSDGGSSDDDSDSSADDNFLWGCGS
- a CDS encoding leucine--tRNA ligase; this translates as METKYDHLEIERKWQTRWSREQTYNTDLAGAKRPFYNLMMFPYPSAEGLHVGNCFAFTGADIFGRFMKGRGYDVFEPMGFDAFGIHSENYALKVGTHPWNLIPKNVENFRENQLKRLGAMFDWAHQVNTTEPGYYHWTQWIFLQLFKHGLAYYQEGLVNWCPSCKTVLSNEQVAGGVCERCDSTVTKKNLPQWYFKITAYCQRLLDNLEWIDWSEITKHAQRRWIGRSTGAEIAFTVEDHEEKLVVFTTRPDTLYGATYMVVAPEHPLVKQLTVPACRAAVERYVAESMAKSEIEREAEELEKTGEFIGAYAINPLNGARIPIWISDYVLMGYGTGAIMAVPAHDTRDFAFAKKFDLPIIEVISPDGGTHELNEAYTGEGVLIQSGQFNGVPSLEAVQKVTDYLVARGLGKHMVNYRLRDWGISRQRYWGPPVPVVHCPKCGIVAVPDDQLPVELPYIENFKPMGTGESPLASIDSFIQTPCPTCGGPAKRDCDVMDNFLDSAWYFFRYLSANDDARAFDPALVKKWLPVDMYIGGNEHAVLHLMYTRFLTMAFKDMGLIDFEEPFKKFRAHGLLIRDGSKMSKSKGNVVNPDQYLDGYGADTFRTYLMFLGPFHEGGDFRDTGIIGVRRFMERVWRLVADSEVSASPLAGSAELGPVHRAIKKVTQDLEKLHYNTAIAALMELTNELYKWPQQKKEALESLLKLLHPFAPHLTHELFERLGNSVLLADAGWPEWNEDYCAVEEIELVIQINGKLRGRAMMPIDVDEAGAWAKASELEGVKKYLEGVTVVKKIFVPKKLLNIVVKG